One region of Prosthecobacter debontii genomic DNA includes:
- a CDS encoding valine--tRNA ligase codes for MPELEKTYTPAEVESRWYQRWLDDKCFEADPARVSEKRPAYSIVIPPPNVTGILTLGHVLNNTIQDILSRRARMLGKEVLWLPGTDHAGIATQNVVEKTLKKQGVIKHRDDLGREKLVEKIWEWKEKHGGIIIQQLKKLGASCDWSRERFTFDDDYNRCVMRVFVDLYKKGLIYRGKRMVNWCPSSLTALSDEEVEMKQQNGFMYHFKVQVVEEPDTWLTIATTRPETIPGDTAVAVNPKDERYAHLIGKHIRRPLPLENQAAIPIVGDDHVDFEFGTGVLKVTPAHDKADFEIGQRHNLEIIDVLHPNAVLNDLAGKDLAGLERFEGRKKAVELLREMEALIKEEPHQNNVGYSERAGVPIEPRLSEQWFLKYPSVKEARECVWDGSARVSRADSGVSPESVPGDGNTSERHSAGTQNAAREDACAPGPMRFYPDRWAKVYDHWMGGLQDWCISRQVWWGHRIPVWYRGEEVYCGVDAPEGDGWSQDPDVLDTWFSSWLWPFATMGWTGDKEKDAQNPMLKAFYPTTDLVTGPDIIFFWVARMIMAGYEWMGEMPFKNVYFTGIIRDKQGRKMSKSLGNSPDPLELIANYSADALRFGIMRSAPLGQDICFDEKNVELGRNFCTKLWNAARFRQMQGGATETEISAELLSSDDKWILLRLNAAISEVTTALEEYRFSDATASLYRFFWSEYCDWYIEASKAVLQGSDEKRKANTLAVIDFILGNALRLFHPFLPFITEELWHGMGFSADMPENQGGKSIMFAPWPKLLDEDELAYFGILPEDEKTANDKYEAVNLGRGLKSSFNINKRVRFVLKPNTDIPAHEIEVLRILLNAEPLDVDTAYAPPKGTPTALTPLGQLFLPLDGLIDVEAERARVTKELAKVSSELDKVRTKLADENFTSKVPQKVLDEHKQRETDWQEKKAKLEEMMSALG; via the coding sequence ATGCCCGAACTCGAAAAGACCTACACCCCGGCGGAAGTTGAATCCCGCTGGTATCAGCGCTGGCTTGATGACAAGTGCTTTGAAGCCGACCCTGCTCGGGTCAGTGAAAAGCGCCCGGCTTACTCCATCGTCATCCCACCGCCGAACGTCACGGGCATCCTCACCCTCGGCCACGTGCTGAATAACACCATTCAGGACATTCTGTCCCGCCGCGCCCGCATGTTGGGTAAGGAAGTGCTCTGGCTTCCCGGCACCGACCACGCGGGTATCGCCACCCAGAACGTGGTGGAAAAGACCCTGAAAAAACAGGGCGTGATCAAGCATCGCGATGACCTGGGCCGTGAGAAGCTGGTGGAGAAAATCTGGGAGTGGAAGGAAAAGCACGGCGGCATCATTATCCAGCAGCTCAAGAAACTGGGTGCTTCCTGCGATTGGAGCCGCGAGCGTTTTACTTTCGATGATGACTACAACCGCTGCGTGATGCGCGTGTTTGTGGACCTCTATAAAAAAGGCCTCATCTACCGAGGCAAGCGCATGGTGAACTGGTGCCCTTCCTCCCTCACCGCGCTGAGCGATGAAGAGGTGGAGATGAAGCAGCAGAACGGCTTCATGTATCATTTCAAAGTGCAGGTGGTGGAGGAGCCGGACACTTGGCTGACCATCGCCACGACCCGCCCTGAGACGATCCCGGGCGACACGGCGGTAGCGGTGAATCCGAAGGACGAGCGGTATGCTCATCTCATCGGCAAGCACATCCGTCGTCCGCTGCCGCTGGAGAACCAGGCCGCGATCCCGATCGTGGGAGATGACCATGTGGATTTCGAATTCGGCACCGGCGTGCTGAAGGTAACCCCTGCCCATGACAAGGCCGACTTTGAAATCGGTCAGCGTCACAACCTGGAGATCATTGACGTGCTGCACCCGAATGCCGTGCTCAATGATTTGGCAGGCAAGGACCTTGCCGGGTTGGAGCGCTTCGAAGGCCGCAAGAAGGCGGTGGAACTGCTGCGTGAGATGGAGGCCCTCATCAAGGAAGAGCCGCATCAGAATAACGTGGGTTATTCCGAGCGTGCCGGCGTGCCGATTGAGCCGCGCCTCAGCGAGCAGTGGTTCCTGAAATACCCGAGCGTGAAGGAGGCGCGGGAGTGTGTCTGGGACGGGAGCGCACGCGTCTCGCGTGCAGACTCCGGCGTCTCGCCGGAGTCTGTCCCTGGAGATGGCAACACGTCAGAACGGCATTCCGCGGGGACGCAGAATGCTGCCCGCGAGGACGCGTGCGCTCCAGGTCCGATGCGCTTCTACCCGGACCGCTGGGCCAAGGTGTATGATCATTGGATGGGTGGCCTCCAGGACTGGTGCATCAGCCGCCAGGTGTGGTGGGGGCATCGCATTCCGGTGTGGTATCGTGGTGAAGAAGTTTACTGCGGTGTTGATGCGCCCGAAGGTGATGGCTGGTCCCAAGACCCCGACGTGCTCGACACTTGGTTCAGCTCCTGGCTGTGGCCGTTTGCCACCATGGGCTGGACGGGTGACAAAGAGAAGGACGCGCAGAACCCGATGCTGAAGGCTTTCTATCCGACCACCGATCTGGTGACTGGGCCGGACATCATCTTCTTCTGGGTGGCCCGCATGATCATGGCGGGTTACGAGTGGATGGGTGAGATGCCGTTCAAGAACGTCTACTTCACGGGCATCATCCGTGACAAGCAGGGTCGTAAGATGTCGAAGTCTCTCGGCAACTCCCCGGACCCGCTGGAACTCATCGCCAACTACAGCGCCGACGCCCTCCGCTTCGGCATCATGCGCAGCGCTCCGCTGGGCCAGGACATCTGCTTCGATGAGAAGAACGTGGAGCTGGGTCGCAACTTCTGCACCAAGCTGTGGAATGCTGCGCGCTTCCGTCAAATGCAGGGTGGAGCCACGGAAACAGAGATCAGTGCCGAACTGCTGAGCAGCGACGACAAGTGGATCCTGCTGCGTCTAAATGCCGCGATTAGCGAGGTGACCACCGCTCTGGAAGAATACCGCTTCAGCGACGCCACCGCCAGCCTCTACCGCTTCTTCTGGAGCGAGTATTGCGACTGGTATATCGAGGCCTCCAAGGCAGTGCTCCAGGGTAGCGATGAGAAGCGCAAGGCCAACACCCTGGCCGTGATCGACTTCATCCTCGGTAACGCCCTGCGCCTGTTCCATCCCTTCCTGCCGTTCATCACGGAGGAGCTTTGGCATGGCATGGGCTTCAGCGCCGACATGCCAGAAAACCAGGGCGGTAAGAGCATCATGTTCGCCCCGTGGCCGAAGCTCTTGGATGAGGATGAACTCGCTTATTTCGGCATTCTGCCGGAAGATGAAAAAACGGCTAACGACAAGTATGAAGCGGTCAACCTGGGCCGTGGCCTGAAGAGCAGCTTCAACATCAACAAGCGCGTACGCTTTGTGCTGAAGCCAAACACTGACATCCCCGCTCACGAGATCGAGGTGCTGCGCATCCTTCTCAATGCCGAGCCTCTGGATGTGGATACGGCTTACGCACCACCGAAAGGCACGCCGACAGCCCTCACCCCACTGGGTCAGCTCTTCCTACCCCTGGACGGCCTGATCGATGTGGAGGCTGAACGTGCCCGTGTGACCAAGGAACTGGCCAAGGTCAGTTCAGAGTTGGACAAAGTCCGCACCAAGCTGGCCGACGAAAACTTCACCTCCAAGGTGCCGCAGAAGGTGCTCGATGAGCACAAGCAGCGCGAGACCGACTGGCAGGAGAAGAAGGCCAAGCTGGAAGAGATGATGAGTGCGCTGGGCTAA
- a CDS encoding type II toxin-antitoxin system VapC family toxin, with product MMYFDSNYILKCYLPEPNAHLVRALAAQPTTKVCSIWGRTEVLAALHRKLCEGSLTAKTLKTVWMHFETDEKAGVWTWLPLDRPVQKFVERHFLSLSTSTYLRSGDATHLATAALHGLTDIYSHDKHLLAAAPSFGLVGRDVLP from the coding sequence ATGATGTACTTCGACTCGAACTACATTTTGAAGTGCTATCTTCCTGAGCCGAATGCTCATCTTGTCCGAGCGCTTGCCGCTCAACCGACCACCAAGGTGTGCTCAATCTGGGGACGCACTGAGGTTTTAGCTGCGCTGCATCGTAAACTGTGTGAGGGCAGCCTAACTGCGAAGACATTAAAGACTGTATGGATGCACTTTGAAACGGATGAAAAGGCAGGCGTCTGGACTTGGTTACCGCTGGATCGGCCTGTGCAAAAATTCGTAGAGCGTCATTTTTTATCTCTCAGCACCAGCACCTACCTGCGCTCTGGGGACGCCACACATCTGGCTACTGCTGCCCTCCATGGCCTAACGGATATTTATTCGCATGATAAGCATTTGCTGGCAGCCGCCCCCTCCTTCGGTTTAGTTGGCCGGGACGTACTGCCGTAA
- a CDS encoding PAS domain S-box protein, with the protein MNRLQDHPSERSDSWVRAGGLMGERIREMDWSAHPLGPLEGWPQSLKTTISLMLNSRFAMWVGWGREFRFFCNDAYLPTLGLKTDWLGAPASQVWNEVWNDAGPRAEHVVREGEATWDEDLLLFLERSGFPEETYHTFSYSPIPSDDAGVGGMLCVVTEETERVISERRLSFLQDLAVRLTGLKSQQDLWAALAQCLEKENRDLPFALFYLTDHSGVEAHLEGSFGIESEHPVAPFVIQLKESESSSAWPLGTVTEAGIQQVEPLSDRFGSVPHRSWDRPPSKAAMVPILDHGGEKVTGHLIVGLNPYRQFDEAYRGFLDLLAGQISTALSNIRAYEHERQRAEQLAAIDQAKTQFFSNVSHEFRTPLTLTLGALEDLLENPNQSFGAAGQKLVAMAHRNGLRLLRLVNTLLDFSRIEAQRMEPVFEPVDLAEVTQELAGRFEPLMKKAGLDLVITCPPLREPVYVDLDWWEKIVLNLLSNAFKFTQQGTVRVTLQESDGGIELCISDTGAGIPPEALPRLFERFYRVAGSQSRSHEGTGIGLALVQELVKLHEGDILVSSRLGEGTCFTVRLPRRAVESSVESRGAKDFKSPSKLEQSFLQESERWMGSTSSDELPQMDSETVSDHDRKRILLVDDSLDMREYIRHLLGSRYVVDIASDGQEGLEMALRALPDLVLTDVMMPRMNGFGLLKALRENESTRSTPVIFLSARAGEESRVEGMDAGADDYLVKPFDARELLARVSTHLALASIRQASTRHANQAEQHLRHILEVLPAGVYTCDLEGRITFFNSKAQELWRRTPLLNDLQERFCAFRGVRLPDGTEIAPEQTPIAEAIRLGKSFRHVEAEAVRHDGSSLMASVTIDPLRNDRGEIVGAINIFQDITESRVAARVLERELEDRQRAIHHANFLSALSQKLGLLNNPKDILSTAAEGLGSHLQVAHCCFMEADENADYLHLVEDWHSERSRSFPSLLDVKTLGSARLQSDLIQGVLAVEDTATHEMTQRSAHIWVEHDVAAFACAPFSQAGRLRTLLAITASDVRSWRSDELNLLENVVNRVQPLVEQARGAEALQKRTERMQLLSETLAQLLSARNPDTVVRELFAKVTMHLSADTFFNFMVNEAGDALELHSYAGISEETAQAMHRLEFGQSICGAVAKSCRGLVVNDIRNSLDPRADLVRKLEIQTYVCHPLMAGGKLLGTLSFASRVRHQFDEDELKFIRIVTHSAALVIEQLQASQARQRLAAIVASSDDAIISKDLNGLITSWNQGAQRIFGYEAHEVIGQPVSILIPEDRLHEEHSILEGVREGNPIHHYETVRQRKDGQKIDISLSISPIKDSEGRVIGASKIGRDITEKKKNEVELVRREQLYRSIGESINYGIWVCDAEGNNLYLSDSLLNLVGMTQEECANFGIIRALHPEDAERTLSDWKAHSYRGGVWEREHRFKGTDGQWHPVLSRGIPIRDENGQIIRWAGIHLDISTFKKTEEALRQQSQILALLNQVSSALVAERNLEKIVQSVTDACREISGAQFGAFFYNVADEKGESFTLYTLSGAPKEAFSMYPMPRKTELFGPTFRGEGVVRIDDVLNDPRYGKNEPYHGLPSGHLPVRSYLAVPVISSSGQVIGGLFLGHEEPGVFKEAVEGILMGMAAQAAIAIDNAQLYTSLQRELEQVKTVESALRESEKSWREMAESMPHLVWTCGPDGNWDFVSPQWCTYTGRAECEQRSWGWRDSIHPEDLPVWNQAWERAVAARQAMDAEVRIRRADGQFRWFKTRAVPVMDAGKNILKWYGSNTDIEDIKLTDNILREREAHLSAIFAQAGSGIVQTDTQGSIVMVNDAYCEIVARTRDELLGLNIHDLTHPDDRSQNQVVFDAMMKGGSSFIIEKRDVLPDGTYAWVRNSVVGIRDEHGLVTAGLIITQDITDSREAEDALRASEEQLRLVTDHAPVLLAQFDREHHYKFINAPYASHYGAEPQEAIGRHARDIIGDSGYKAILPMMEKAFSGERVEFEMAIPDTTSETKWAHVIFVPERSSDGVVVGIVAVLTDISMRKQVENDLEQARDRALEAVRAKDDFLARLSHELRTPLSPVLLLASEGSKNKDLPEEIRTDFETIRKNVDLEARLIDDLLDITRITRGKLVLEMRRLNVNDVIRDALATIHNEAHTKGVHVKLKLGDESLIVHADSVRLQQVLWNLLNNAVKFTPQEGCIQVSTRLGETGRSVIVEITDTGIGMTTAEIMRIFDAFSQGDHAGRGGSQRFGGLGLGLAISRMLMELHQGHIEAKSKGPGQGSTFILRIPLIQNDPLSKDPESGTEEGEPLTLTPERAHLAWRILLVEDHVPTRTALAQLLRRRNYRVETAGSLREAREQVQQQEFDLLISDLGLPDGTGYDLMEELRDRFPLKGIAVSGFGMEQDLAHSRQSGFVSHLIKPVRIEALESALAALSVSRETPA; encoded by the coding sequence ATGAATCGCCTCCAAGATCATCCTTCAGAGAGGTCCGACTCATGGGTGAGGGCTGGAGGACTCATGGGGGAGCGCATTCGCGAAATGGACTGGTCGGCTCATCCGCTTGGTCCGCTGGAAGGCTGGCCTCAAAGCTTGAAGACGACGATCAGTCTCATGCTCAATTCGAGATTTGCCATGTGGGTAGGGTGGGGAAGGGAGTTCAGATTTTTTTGCAATGATGCCTATCTTCCGACGCTGGGCTTGAAAACAGATTGGCTTGGGGCTCCCGCCAGTCAGGTGTGGAATGAAGTTTGGAACGATGCTGGCCCACGCGCCGAGCATGTGGTGCGTGAGGGAGAGGCCACGTGGGATGAAGACCTGCTGCTGTTTTTGGAAAGGAGTGGTTTCCCGGAAGAGACGTACCATACCTTCTCCTACAGTCCTATTCCCAGTGACGATGCGGGGGTGGGAGGCATGCTGTGTGTGGTCACCGAGGAAACCGAGCGGGTGATCAGCGAGCGCCGTCTGTCCTTTCTCCAGGATCTTGCAGTGAGGTTAACCGGACTGAAGTCGCAGCAAGATTTGTGGGCAGCGTTGGCGCAATGCTTGGAGAAGGAAAATCGAGATCTTCCCTTCGCTTTATTTTACCTCACGGATCATTCGGGAGTGGAAGCGCATTTGGAAGGTTCTTTTGGCATCGAGAGCGAGCATCCGGTAGCGCCTTTCGTGATTCAGTTAAAAGAATCCGAATCGAGTTCGGCTTGGCCACTAGGCACAGTCACCGAAGCAGGCATTCAGCAGGTGGAGCCCTTGTCGGACCGTTTTGGTTCCGTGCCACATCGGTCATGGGATAGACCGCCTTCGAAAGCCGCGATGGTCCCCATCCTCGATCATGGAGGAGAAAAGGTCACCGGCCATCTGATTGTCGGGTTGAATCCTTATCGGCAGTTTGACGAAGCGTATCGGGGCTTTCTGGACCTTCTTGCTGGGCAGATCTCCACCGCATTGTCCAATATCCGGGCTTACGAACATGAAAGGCAGAGGGCGGAGCAGCTCGCGGCTATCGATCAGGCCAAAACACAGTTCTTTAGCAATGTCAGTCATGAGTTTCGTACTCCCCTGACGCTGACGCTTGGAGCGTTGGAAGATCTGCTGGAGAATCCTAACCAGAGCTTTGGAGCGGCTGGACAGAAGCTCGTTGCAATGGCTCATCGCAACGGCCTGCGTTTGCTGAGATTGGTCAATACATTGTTAGACTTTTCTCGAATCGAAGCGCAGCGCATGGAGCCTGTCTTTGAGCCAGTCGATCTTGCCGAGGTCACTCAAGAATTGGCGGGTCGCTTCGAACCCTTGATGAAAAAGGCGGGGTTAGATTTAGTGATCACCTGTCCACCCTTGAGAGAGCCGGTTTATGTGGACTTGGATTGGTGGGAAAAAATCGTTCTCAATCTGCTCTCCAACGCCTTTAAGTTCACCCAACAAGGAACGGTCCGGGTCACCCTCCAGGAGAGTGATGGAGGCATCGAACTCTGTATCTCCGATACGGGTGCGGGTATTCCTCCGGAAGCCTTGCCTCGCCTATTCGAACGCTTCTATCGTGTTGCTGGATCTCAGAGCCGTAGCCATGAAGGAACAGGCATCGGCTTGGCCTTGGTGCAAGAATTGGTCAAACTGCATGAGGGAGACATCTTGGTCAGCAGTCGGCTCGGAGAAGGCACTTGTTTTACGGTCCGCTTACCTCGCAGAGCAGTTGAATCGTCAGTGGAATCTCGAGGTGCCAAGGACTTCAAATCCCCGTCGAAATTGGAGCAGAGTTTTCTCCAGGAATCCGAACGCTGGATGGGTTCGACCTCGTCCGACGAGCTGCCTCAAATGGATTCAGAAACCGTTTCTGACCATGACCGGAAACGCATCCTGCTTGTCGATGACAGCCTGGACATGCGCGAGTACATTCGGCATCTGCTTGGCAGTCGTTATGTGGTCGATATTGCCAGCGATGGACAAGAAGGTCTTGAGATGGCACTCCGCGCGCTGCCTGACTTAGTGCTCACGGACGTCATGATGCCGAGGATGAATGGCTTTGGCCTTTTGAAAGCGCTCCGAGAGAATGAGTCCACACGCTCGACACCCGTGATCTTTCTATCCGCGAGAGCAGGGGAGGAGTCTCGGGTCGAAGGCATGGATGCCGGTGCGGATGATTATCTGGTTAAACCCTTCGATGCTCGGGAACTCTTGGCGCGGGTGAGCACACATCTTGCCTTGGCTTCGATTCGACAGGCTTCGACCCGGCACGCAAACCAAGCCGAACAACACTTGCGCCATATTTTGGAGGTCTTGCCTGCGGGGGTTTACACCTGCGATCTGGAAGGGCGCATCACCTTTTTCAATTCCAAAGCTCAGGAGCTGTGGCGGCGCACTCCCCTGCTGAATGATCTGCAAGAGCGCTTTTGTGCGTTTCGAGGGGTGCGACTGCCCGATGGTACAGAGATCGCACCCGAGCAGACGCCCATCGCCGAGGCCATTCGATTGGGGAAAAGCTTTCGGCATGTCGAAGCGGAGGCTGTTCGTCACGATGGCAGCTCTTTGATGGCTAGCGTCACGATTGATCCGCTTCGAAATGATCGCGGCGAGATCGTCGGCGCCATTAACATCTTCCAAGACATTACGGAGTCCCGTGTTGCAGCACGTGTGCTCGAGAGAGAATTGGAAGATCGCCAGCGAGCGATTCATCACGCGAACTTTCTCAGTGCCCTCAGCCAAAAGCTCGGGCTTCTAAATAATCCCAAGGATATTCTCAGCACTGCGGCAGAAGGGCTGGGAAGCCACCTCCAGGTGGCTCATTGCTGCTTCATGGAAGCCGATGAGAACGCCGATTATTTACACCTTGTCGAAGATTGGCACAGCGAACGGAGTCGGTCGTTCCCATCGCTTTTGGATGTGAAAACGCTTGGTTCAGCCCGCTTGCAGTCTGATCTCATTCAGGGAGTCCTCGCGGTCGAGGACACAGCGACGCATGAGATGACTCAACGTTCTGCCCACATCTGGGTGGAGCACGATGTAGCGGCCTTTGCCTGTGCGCCATTTTCTCAGGCCGGTCGTTTACGTACTCTGCTGGCGATCACTGCGAGTGACGTCAGGTCGTGGCGAAGTGATGAGCTGAACTTGCTCGAAAATGTCGTGAATCGTGTTCAGCCGCTTGTGGAGCAGGCTCGAGGTGCAGAGGCCTTACAAAAACGCACGGAGCGCATGCAACTGCTTTCAGAGACGCTGGCACAATTGCTCAGTGCTCGAAATCCTGACACGGTTGTGCGGGAGCTTTTTGCTAAGGTGACGATGCACCTGAGTGCGGACACTTTTTTCAACTTCATGGTCAATGAAGCTGGAGATGCATTGGAACTGCACTCCTATGCGGGCATTTCTGAAGAAACCGCGCAGGCGATGCACCGGCTGGAGTTTGGCCAATCGATCTGTGGTGCAGTGGCAAAGTCTTGCCGAGGCCTCGTGGTCAATGACATCCGAAACTCGTTGGATCCTCGTGCCGATCTGGTGAGGAAGCTCGAGATCCAGACCTACGTTTGCCACCCCCTGATGGCCGGAGGAAAGCTTTTGGGGACTCTTTCCTTTGCCAGCCGCGTTCGGCATCAGTTTGATGAAGACGAGTTGAAGTTCATTCGAATCGTCACACACTCCGCAGCCTTGGTCATTGAGCAGTTGCAGGCGTCACAAGCGCGCCAACGCCTCGCTGCTATTGTGGCGTCATCCGACGATGCCATCATAAGCAAAGATCTAAATGGCCTTATCACCAGTTGGAATCAGGGAGCCCAACGAATCTTTGGTTATGAGGCCCATGAAGTCATTGGACAGCCTGTGAGCATCTTGATCCCAGAAGATCGACTTCATGAAGAACATTCCATCCTCGAGGGAGTCAGAGAAGGAAATCCCATCCATCATTACGAGACTGTGAGGCAGCGTAAGGATGGGCAGAAAATCGATATTTCTCTCTCCATTTCTCCGATCAAAGATTCCGAAGGCCGAGTGATAGGTGCCTCAAAAATTGGCCGAGACATCACCGAAAAGAAAAAAAATGAGGTGGAGTTGGTGCGGCGTGAACAGCTCTACCGCAGCATTGGGGAATCGATAAACTACGGTATCTGGGTCTGTGATGCGGAGGGCAATAACCTCTACTTGAGTGATTCGTTGCTCAATCTGGTGGGCATGACTCAAGAAGAGTGCGCTAACTTTGGGATCATTCGCGCACTTCATCCCGAAGATGCCGAACGGACGTTGAGCGATTGGAAAGCTCATTCTTACCGTGGTGGAGTTTGGGAAAGGGAGCACCGATTTAAAGGCACCGATGGTCAATGGCATCCGGTGCTTTCACGCGGCATCCCGATCAGGGATGAAAATGGACAAATCATTCGTTGGGCAGGAATCCATCTGGATATATCGACCTTCAAAAAAACAGAGGAAGCTCTGCGTCAACAATCTCAGATTCTCGCCCTGCTCAATCAGGTGAGCAGTGCGCTGGTCGCGGAACGCAATCTGGAAAAGATTGTCCAAAGTGTGACCGACGCCTGTCGTGAGATCTCAGGAGCTCAGTTTGGCGCTTTCTTCTATAATGTGGCGGATGAAAAAGGGGAGTCATTCACTCTTTACACCCTTTCGGGTGCTCCCAAAGAGGCGTTCTCCATGTATCCAATGCCGCGTAAGACGGAATTATTTGGTCCAACGTTTCGCGGAGAGGGCGTCGTTCGCATCGATGATGTGCTCAATGATCCGAGGTATGGAAAAAACGAGCCCTACCATGGCTTGCCCTCTGGGCATTTACCCGTGCGGAGCTACCTCGCTGTGCCAGTGATCTCCAGTTCCGGGCAGGTCATTGGCGGTCTGTTTCTGGGGCACGAAGAACCGGGTGTGTTTAAAGAGGCCGTGGAAGGCATTTTGATGGGTATGGCAGCCCAAGCTGCAATCGCGATCGACAATGCTCAGCTTTACACAAGTCTTCAGCGTGAGCTTGAGCAAGTGAAGACCGTCGAGAGCGCTCTACGTGAAAGTGAGAAGAGCTGGCGTGAGATGGCGGAATCCATGCCTCACTTGGTCTGGACCTGCGGACCTGACGGAAACTGGGATTTCGTCAGTCCTCAATGGTGCACATACACCGGCCGTGCCGAATGTGAGCAACGAAGTTGGGGCTGGAGGGATTCCATACACCCCGAGGACTTGCCTGTGTGGAATCAGGCTTGGGAACGGGCTGTGGCAGCACGTCAAGCCATGGATGCGGAAGTGCGCATCCGGCGGGCGGATGGTCAGTTCCGATGGTTTAAAACCCGTGCGGTGCCAGTGATGGACGCCGGGAAAAATATCCTCAAATGGTATGGGTCGAACACGGACATCGAAGACATCAAGCTGACCGACAACATCCTCCGTGAACGGGAGGCCCATCTCTCCGCTATTTTTGCCCAAGCTGGATCAGGCATTGTTCAGACGGACACGCAAGGATCCATCGTGATGGTGAACGATGCCTACTGTGAAATCGTGGCCAGGACGCGGGATGAACTTCTAGGCCTCAATATCCACGATCTAACCCACCCGGATGATCGATCTCAAAACCAAGTGGTTTTTGATGCCATGATGAAAGGTGGCTCCTCGTTCATCATTGAAAAACGGGATGTCTTGCCCGACGGCACTTATGCTTGGGTTCGTAACAGTGTGGTCGGTATTCGCGATGAGCATGGTCTCGTTACGGCGGGGTTGATCATCACCCAAGATATCACCGACAGTCGCGAGGCCGAAGATGCGTTGCGCGCCAGTGAAGAGCAGCTTCGTCTCGTGACCGATCATGCTCCCGTTTTACTTGCGCAGTTTGATCGTGAGCATCACTACAAGTTTATCAACGCACCGTATGCTAGTCACTATGGAGCAGAGCCACAGGAGGCCATTGGCAGACACGCCCGAGACATCATCGGAGACAGCGGTTATAAAGCCATTCTCCCCATGATGGAGAAGGCCTTCTCGGGTGAACGTGTTGAGTTTGAAATGGCGATTCCAGACACGACTTCGGAGACGAAGTGGGCCCACGTCATTTTCGTTCCTGAACGTAGCTCGGATGGTGTCGTGGTGGGTATTGTGGCCGTGCTCACGGACATCAGCATGCGGAAGCAGGTGGAGAATGATTTGGAGCAGGCGCGAGATCGTGCCTTGGAGGCAGTGCGCGCCAAGGACGATTTCTTGGCACGGCTGTCTCATGAACTCCGCACGCCCCTCAGCCCGGTCTTACTCCTGGCCAGTGAAGGGAGTAAAAATAAAGACTTGCCGGAGGAGATTCGAACGGATTTTGAAACGATTCGAAAAAATGTGGATCTCGAAGCTCGGTTGATTGATGATTTGTTAGACATTACCCGTATCACGCGGGGGAAATTGGTGCTCGAGATGCGGCGGCTCAATGTGAATGATGTCATTCGAGATGCCTTGGCGACGATTCATAACGAAGCCCATACCAAGGGAGTCCATGTGAAGTTGAAGTTGGGAGACGAGTCTCTCATCGTGCACGCGGACTCGGTGCGTTTACAGCAAGTGCTTTGGAACCTCTTAAACAATGCGGTGAAGTTCACGCCGCAGGAGGGATGTATCCAAGTGAGCACCCGGCTAGGCGAAACCGGGCGGAGTGTCATCGTCGAGATCACAGATACGGGAATCGGCATGACCACAGCCGAGATCATGCGTATTTTTGATGCGTTCTCGCAGGGAGATCATGCGGGGCGCGGTGGCTCACAAAGGTTTGGAGGACTTGGTCTCGGCTTAGCCATTTCTCGCATGTTGATGGAGCTTCATCAGGGGCATATCGAAGCGAAGAGCAAGGGGCCAGGTCAAGGATCTACCTTCATCCTTCGGATTCCGTTGATCCAAAATGATCCCTTATCCAAGGACCCTGAATCAGGCACTGAGGAAGGTGAGCCACTCACACTGACGCCCGAACGGGCTCATTTAGCTTGGCGTATTTTGCTCGTGGAGGACCATGTGCCCACTCGCACGGCCTTGGCCCAGCTATTGCGTCGGCGGAACTACCGGGTCGAGACGGCCGGCTCTCTGCGTGAGGCGCGTGAACAGGTGCAGCAGCAGGAGTTCGATCTGCTGATTTCGGATCTCGGCCTTCCTGATGGAACGGGCTATGACTTGATGGAAGAACTGCGGGATCGGTTTCCTCTGAAGGGCATCGCTGTCAGTGGATTTGGGATGGAGCAAGACTTAGCTCACAGTCGTCAGTCGGGGTTTGTCTCCCACTTGATCAAGCCAGTTCGCATTGAGGCGCTGGAATCAGCTTTGGCTGCATTGTCAGTTTCTCGCGAAACTCCCGCATAG